The Flavobacterium piscisymbiosum genome includes a region encoding these proteins:
- the hmpA gene encoding NO-inducible flavohemoprotein, protein MDFKQKELIKATVPILQSAGAILTEHFYKRMLGQHPELKEVFNMGNQANGRQKEALAGAVLAYAANIDNPSVLLNVLKGIGNKHVSLSIKPEQYSIVGEHLIASIKEVLGDAANDELLEAWTIAYNQLADIMINIEKEMYLANLEKEGGWNGWRNFTIGKISEESKEIKSFFLYPTDGKKIADYKAGQYVSVQVYVKEIELLQPRQYSLSTVPNSEFYRISVKKETAILNNPAGMVSNTLHGMQVGDTINLSNPAGIFSLRPAGTPIVLISGGVGVTPMLSMLETNRDTLKNKTIWVHGCRNASVHAFKEDVNLIQEEADWLDTYLFNEDVDDQSDSAIIEGRVDLNKCKEAILLEDAHYYICGPEMFIKTHYNSLINFNVSKSNIFYEEFGPGSINLN, encoded by the coding sequence ATGGATTTTAAACAAAAAGAGTTAATAAAAGCGACCGTTCCAATATTACAATCAGCAGGAGCAATCCTTACAGAACATTTTTATAAAAGAATGCTGGGACAACATCCTGAATTAAAAGAAGTTTTTAATATGGGAAACCAAGCTAATGGAAGACAAAAAGAAGCATTGGCAGGCGCTGTTTTAGCTTATGCCGCAAATATAGATAATCCTTCAGTGCTGCTTAATGTTTTAAAAGGGATTGGTAACAAACATGTTAGTTTGAGCATAAAACCGGAACAGTATTCAATTGTGGGAGAACATTTAATAGCTTCAATTAAGGAGGTATTGGGTGATGCAGCTAATGATGAGCTACTTGAAGCGTGGACAATAGCTTATAATCAATTAGCTGATATTATGATAAATATTGAAAAAGAGATGTATTTAGCTAATCTGGAAAAAGAGGGAGGTTGGAATGGCTGGAGAAACTTTACTATTGGGAAGATTTCCGAGGAATCTAAAGAAATAAAGTCATTCTTTCTTTATCCAACAGATGGCAAAAAAATTGCTGATTATAAAGCAGGACAATATGTGAGCGTCCAGGTTTATGTTAAGGAAATTGAATTACTGCAACCAAGGCAATATAGCTTATCTACTGTACCAAATTCTGAATTCTATAGGATATCTGTAAAAAAAGAAACTGCTATTTTAAATAATCCTGCAGGAATGGTTTCTAATACTTTACATGGAATGCAAGTTGGAGATACTATAAATCTATCCAATCCAGCGGGTATTTTTTCTTTAAGACCTGCCGGAACTCCAATTGTCTTAATAAGTGGCGGCGTTGGAGTGACTCCTATGCTGAGTATGCTTGAAACAAACAGAGATACCCTTAAGAATAAGACGATATGGGTACACGGTTGTAGAAATGCCTCTGTTCATGCATTTAAAGAAGATGTTAACTTAATTCAAGAAGAAGCTGACTGGCTTGACACTTATTTATTCAATGAGGATGTTGATGATCAAAGTGATAGTGCTATTATCGAAGGGAGGGTAGATTTAAATAAATGTAAGGAGGCTATTTTATTAGAAGATGCACACTACTACATCTGCGGCCCGGAAATGTTTATTAAAACACATTATAATTCGTTAATCAATTTTAATGTCAGCAAATCAAATATTTTTTATGAGGAATTTGGACCTGGGTCTATTAATTTGAATTAA
- a CDS encoding MFS transporter, whose amino-acid sequence MLPKGFLFKKWVPEWLIKITLFIVLLPSLVLFFLPMANINAAAGNTGSETYDVYFSVSLFYAGYVSFFSLERRFFKFLAAKEYFIVITIIQIISSYICYSTKEITVLFIFRFIQGMAFTMTVNLSLALIYARLRTERARVIGYSIFFGMLVCMIPFNNFITAEIIDSFDFNIVYKCAMFSYLPSLIALLLFMNNVRLDVKFPLYQLDWASFTFYAISICLIGYIMVYGQEYYWLEDQRIFWSVISIFIFGGLFILRQSRLKRPYFDLEVFKYRNFKIGALIIVIFYVCRFAFSITTTYFLTVLKLDPIHVGQITLINVFGIIIGVIISGVFVLQHRPIRLLWIYGFSLLLLYHAWMIFLFTTQANENNFYIPLLIQGLGVGTLMTPSIIFMVSSVPERLSVTSAGMCLFMRCLGFYVSIGLMNYFDLYAKSKHFNTFQDKISNLNPVALQSVSNIKNILIQDGATSAYAAKATNKVLINTISAQNHIRYAVDYYEMICAVIIISLIVIALFPYINRTVLTLSKNQPSPF is encoded by the coding sequence ATGCTTCCAAAAGGTTTTTTATTTAAAAAGTGGGTTCCGGAGTGGTTGATTAAAATAACGCTCTTTATTGTATTGCTCCCTAGTTTGGTTTTGTTTTTTTTGCCCATGGCAAATATCAATGCCGCAGCAGGGAACACAGGAAGTGAAACCTATGATGTCTATTTTTCAGTCTCTTTATTTTATGCTGGTTATGTTAGTTTTTTTTCTCTGGAAAGGCGATTTTTTAAATTTCTGGCAGCAAAAGAATACTTTATCGTAATAACAATTATTCAGATAATAAGCTCCTATATCTGCTATAGTACAAAAGAGATAACTGTTTTATTTATTTTCCGATTTATTCAGGGAATGGCCTTTACAATGACTGTGAATTTATCATTAGCACTTATTTATGCGCGTTTAAGAACAGAACGGGCACGTGTTATAGGGTACTCTATATTTTTTGGAATGCTGGTTTGCATGATTCCATTTAATAATTTTATAACTGCTGAAATCATTGATTCATTTGATTTTAATATAGTATATAAATGTGCAATGTTTTCGTATTTGCCCAGTCTTATAGCACTGCTCTTATTTATGAACAATGTCAGGCTGGACGTTAAATTTCCTTTATATCAATTGGATTGGGCTAGTTTTACATTTTATGCCATTTCAATTTGCCTTATAGGTTATATAATGGTTTATGGTCAAGAATATTATTGGCTGGAGGATCAGCGTATTTTTTGGAGTGTAATATCGATCTTCATTTTTGGTGGACTTTTCATTCTTAGACAATCCAGGTTAAAACGCCCTTATTTCGATTTAGAGGTTTTTAAATATAGGAATTTTAAAATTGGAGCGTTGATAATTGTCATTTTTTATGTCTGTCGTTTTGCTTTTTCAATAACCACAACCTACTTTTTGACTGTTTTAAAGTTAGATCCGATTCATGTTGGTCAGATCACGTTAATTAATGTTTTTGGAATCATAATTGGTGTAATTATTTCAGGTGTTTTTGTTCTGCAGCATCGTCCGATACGTTTGTTATGGATCTATGGTTTCTCTTTATTGTTATTGTATCATGCGTGGATGATCTTTCTTTTTACCACGCAAGCCAATGAGAATAACTTTTATATACCACTTTTGATTCAGGGATTAGGTGTTGGGACCTTAATGACACCTTCTATAATTTTTATGGTCTCCTCGGTGCCCGAAAGGTTAAGTGTAACATCAGCAGGAATGTGTTTGTTTATGAGATGCTTAGGTTTTTATGTTAGTATCGGTTTAATGAATTACTTTGACTTATATGCTAAAAGCAAACACTTTAATACTTTTCAGGATAAAATTTCCAATCTTAACCCTGTCGCCCTGCAATCTGTAAGTAATATTAAAAACATATTGATCCAGGACGGAGCAACATCCGCTTATGCTGCAAAAGCAACTAATAAGGTATTAATTAATACAATTAGTGCCCAAAATCATATCAGATACGCTGTTGATTATTATGAGATGATTTGTGCAGTTATTATTATATCCCTTATTGTCATTGCTTTATTTCCCTATATAAACCGTACCGTGTTAACGCTGTCTAAAAATCAGCCTTCACCATTTTAA
- a CDS encoding response regulator — protein MAFENYNSQRFIYLADDDSDDREFFADALSEIERDVILKQAPDGMHLMESLLTLSESELPDFIFLDINMPGKTGLECLQEIRNLSGGLKEVNIVMLSTSSDPENIRRASELGATFYAVKPSCFERLKSLLEEVLSMDLVGAGEGNKKFLLV, from the coding sequence ATGGCATTTGAAAATTACAATTCCCAAAGGTTTATTTACCTGGCCGATGACGACAGCGATGACAGGGAGTTCTTTGCTGATGCGCTGAGCGAAATTGAGCGTGATGTTATCCTAAAACAGGCCCCCGACGGCATGCATCTAATGGAGAGCCTGCTTACGCTTTCCGAATCAGAGCTTCCCGATTTTATTTTCCTTGATATCAATATGCCGGGAAAAACAGGACTGGAATGTCTTCAGGAGATTAGAAATCTTTCCGGAGGTCTGAAAGAAGTAAATATTGTGATGCTTTCCACAAGCAGTGATCCGGAAAATATCCGCAGGGCATCAGAACTCGGTGCTACTTTTTATGCGGTAAAGCCCAGCTGTTTTGAGAGGCTTAAATCTTTGCTTGAAGAGGTGCTGTCGATGGATCTTGTTGGGGCGGGTGAAGGAAATAAAAAGTTTCTTTTGGTTTAG
- a CDS encoding Crp/Fnr family transcriptional regulator, with protein sequence MIKEDILLKFGACKMTYKKGDFLFNEGDFPKFFYQILSGSVKMNNFNDEGKEFIQGIFSTGQTFGEPPLFINKPYPSNAMAISHTTVYTIHKEAFFRLLLTNPEVNLAVSEVLSQRLYYKSIMASELSSQDAEHRIIKLIDYFKEEIGVPSDVKYKVPLTRQQIADLTGLRVETVIRAIKTLEQKGGLKIKDRKIFL encoded by the coding sequence ATGATAAAAGAAGATATATTGCTTAAGTTTGGCGCTTGCAAGATGACATATAAAAAAGGTGATTTTCTCTTTAATGAAGGTGATTTTCCAAAATTTTTCTATCAAATCCTATCTGGCAGCGTTAAGATGAATAATTTTAATGATGAGGGCAAGGAATTTATACAAGGAATATTTTCTACAGGCCAAACTTTTGGAGAACCTCCATTGTTTATTAATAAACCTTATCCATCAAATGCTATGGCTATCTCTCATACAACAGTATATACCATCCACAAAGAAGCTTTTTTTAGATTGCTTTTGACAAATCCTGAGGTAAATCTTGCTGTTAGTGAAGTCCTTTCCCAGAGATTATATTATAAGTCGATTATGGCATCGGAACTATCTTCTCAAGATGCTGAACATCGAATCATAAAGCTGATTGATTATTTCAAGGAAGAAATTGGCGTACCATCTGATGTAAAATATAAAGTGCCGTTAACACGCCAACAAATTGCAGATCTTACTGGATTAAGGGTTGAAACAGTAATTAGAGCTATAAAAACACTTGAGCAAAAGGGTGGGCTCAAAATTAAGGATCGAAAAATTTTCCTATAA
- a CDS encoding 2Fe-2S iron-sulfur cluster-binding protein — protein MKIKHRTNLETQPILSLNRKIIRFTVVENNQKHHIETYVGEYPSLMFLLRDRLYLDGFGECQGVGRCATCIVQAKAIKGNSMIKERNEPSTLSKMGYTDADIRLSCQLFITTDLEESEIEVLEI, from the coding sequence TTGAAAATAAAGCATAGAACTAACCTTGAAACACAACCTATTTTGAGCCTAAATAGAAAAATAATACGATTTACTGTTGTTGAAAATAATCAAAAACATCATATTGAAACCTATGTGGGTGAATATCCAAGTTTAATGTTTTTGTTGCGGGACAGGCTCTATTTAGATGGTTTTGGAGAATGTCAGGGAGTTGGAAGATGTGCAACCTGCATCGTACAAGCAAAAGCTATAAAAGGAAATTCAATGATAAAAGAAAGAAATGAACCTTCCACGTTATCCAAAATGGGGTATACCGATGCGGACATTCGGCTCTCATGCCAACTATTTATCACAACTGATTTAGAGGAATCAGAAATAGAAGTTCTTGAAATTTAG
- a CDS encoding HlyD family secretion protein, whose protein sequence is MKNRNTYTVTDKLITKITGWIAIVITFILSIWGIVSLWDIYQNEKTNDAQVQEYINPVISRAGGFITEIKFEENQPVKKGDTILIIDSREYNIQQQQTEAALLNAKAQLEVWQSKVATLNKIAKVNLSKINVAKAELRKEDLDYIRYKKLVQAESATAQKLETIEAAYNIALAESQATTDKYQASLSEINDAKSQEAVVMAEIARLEALLDRHKLDVTYTAVTASYDGFMGRRTVEKGQMIDAGQVLAYIVNAETDKWVVANYKETQIGCMKLGDTACFIADAYPDKKFKGVIISFSPATGSSFSLLPPDNSTGNYVKIVQRVPVRIRVTNPKNEADLLKAGMNVNVSIAKKQN, encoded by the coding sequence ATGAAAAACAGAAACACGTATACCGTTACAGACAAATTAATAACCAAAATAACAGGTTGGATTGCAATAGTGATAACCTTTATTTTAAGTATTTGGGGCATTGTATCTTTATGGGACATTTACCAAAATGAAAAAACAAATGATGCTCAGGTTCAGGAATATATAAATCCGGTAATTTCCAGAGCTGGAGGTTTTATTACAGAAATTAAATTTGAAGAAAACCAGCCTGTAAAAAAAGGTGATACCATTTTGATTATCGACAGCAGGGAATATAATATTCAGCAACAGCAAACAGAAGCTGCACTTTTAAACGCAAAAGCCCAGCTTGAAGTTTGGCAAAGCAAGGTGGCAACTCTTAATAAAATAGCAAAAGTAAATTTGTCAAAAATCAATGTGGCAAAAGCCGAATTAAGGAAAGAAGATTTAGACTATATCCGATATAAAAAATTAGTGCAGGCAGAATCAGCCACAGCTCAAAAATTAGAAACTATTGAAGCGGCCTACAATATAGCTTTAGCCGAATCGCAGGCCACTACTGATAAATATCAGGCATCCTTATCTGAAATAAATGACGCAAAATCGCAAGAAGCAGTTGTAATGGCTGAAATTGCGCGACTTGAGGCATTGCTGGATCGTCATAAACTGGATGTTACTTATACTGCCGTTACTGCATCATATGATGGTTTTATGGGAAGAAGAACTGTTGAAAAAGGTCAGATGATTGATGCAGGACAGGTATTGGCTTATATCGTCAATGCAGAAACAGATAAATGGGTGGTTGCGAATTATAAGGAGACACAAATAGGATGTATGAAATTAGGGGACACTGCTTGTTTCATAGCTGATGCGTATCCGGATAAAAAGTTTAAAGGAGTAATTATATCTTTTTCGCCAGCTACAGGTTCTAGTTTTTCGCTGTTGCCTCCCGATAATTCAACAGGCAATTATGTGAAAATTGTGCAGCGTGTTCCTGTTAGAATCCGCGTTACAAATCCCAAAAACGAAGCTGATTTACTGAAAGCAGGAATGAATGTAAATGTTTCAATTGCTAAAAAACAAAACTAA
- the dinB gene encoding DNA polymerase IV — MERSIVHIDMNTFFVSCERLTNSALNGIPLIIGGGERGVVASCSYEARRFGVRSAMPIHMAMKLCPQAKIMKGDMELYSRLSHDITEIIQEKAPVVEKASIDEFYLDITGMDKFHGSYKWTNELAQTVTKETGLPLTFALSINKTVSKIGTGEGKQKQNLQIPEHLVQSFLNPLSIQKIPMVGEKTFQLLSRIGIRKIETLSQMPPEALQKMIGKNGLELWKKANGIDNNPVEPHRDRKSISTQETFPQDTIDIGMMKRILLGMVEKLAYQLRSEGWLASTVSVKIRYANFDTEPKQCKVQYTSADHILTETAIALFEKLYQRRMRIRLIGVTFSGLVRGTYQIDIFQDTEEMLALYQAMDRMKTRYGFDAVMRCAGASIKPNNKNKILKRKSDK, encoded by the coding sequence ATGGAAAGGTCAATTGTACATATCGATATGAATACGTTTTTCGTGTCCTGCGAAAGACTTACTAATTCTGCACTTAATGGAATACCGCTGATTATCGGGGGCGGTGAAAGGGGTGTTGTAGCTTCCTGCTCTTATGAAGCCCGAAGATTCGGGGTGCGATCTGCCATGCCCATCCACATGGCCATGAAGCTCTGCCCGCAGGCCAAAATCATGAAAGGTGACATGGAATTATATTCAAGACTCTCCCATGACATTACCGAGATCATTCAGGAAAAAGCGCCCGTGGTGGAAAAAGCCAGCATAGATGAGTTCTATCTGGATATCACCGGCATGGATAAGTTCCATGGCAGCTACAAATGGACAAATGAATTGGCCCAGACCGTCACAAAAGAAACCGGCCTTCCCCTCACCTTTGCCCTATCCATCAACAAAACAGTTTCCAAGATTGGAACCGGCGAAGGCAAGCAAAAGCAGAACCTGCAGATCCCTGAGCATTTGGTCCAGTCCTTTTTGAATCCCTTGTCCATTCAGAAAATACCCATGGTAGGTGAAAAAACCTTTCAGCTGCTCTCAAGGATCGGGATCAGAAAAATAGAAACGCTTTCCCAAATGCCCCCGGAAGCCCTGCAGAAAATGATTGGCAAAAACGGTTTGGAGCTCTGGAAAAAAGCCAACGGCATTGACAACAATCCCGTGGAGCCTCACAGAGATAGAAAATCAATTTCAACCCAGGAGACTTTTCCCCAGGATACCATCGATATTGGGATGATGAAAAGAATACTGCTGGGCATGGTCGAGAAACTCGCCTACCAGCTGCGCTCTGAAGGGTGGCTTGCCTCTACGGTAAGCGTTAAAATCCGGTATGCCAACTTTGATACAGAACCCAAACAGTGCAAGGTACAGTATACATCGGCCGATCACATACTCACCGAAACTGCCATTGCTTTGTTTGAGAAACTTTACCAGCGACGCATGCGAATCCGTCTTATTGGTGTAACATTCAGCGGGCTTGTCCGAGGTACCTACCAGATTGATATTTTTCAGGACACAGAGGAAATGCTCGCGCTTTACCAGGCCATGGACCGGATGAAGACAAGGTATGGCTTTGACGCTGTGATGCGCTGCGCCGGTGCCTCAATTAAACCCAACAACAAAAATAAAATTTTAAAACGCAAGTCCGATAAATAA
- a CDS encoding NAD(P)H-dependent oxidoreductase yields MRVVIVFNHPYEKSYCNAILGAVTTGLQKGKHHVDLIHLDNDNFNPVMSKEDLKAFVDHTPIDPHVIDYSNRLKNADQLIFIFPIWWDLMPAMTKGFIDRVLSPGIVYDHHPRGFGLIPLLKNLKGVTIITTMNKPRIMYSLLIGNLIKKAMLRSVFKTMGYKNLNWISHNMVKSVTQKKRVKWLYDLEKRFTDFR; encoded by the coding sequence ATGAGAGTAGTTATTGTGTTCAATCACCCCTATGAAAAAAGTTACTGTAACGCCATTTTAGGAGCAGTTACCACTGGACTTCAAAAAGGGAAGCATCATGTAGACCTTATCCATCTGGATAATGATAATTTCAATCCGGTAATGTCTAAAGAAGACCTGAAAGCCTTTGTGGACCATACTCCAATTGATCCTCATGTTATAGATTACAGCAATCGTTTAAAAAACGCAGATCAGTTGATTTTCATTTTTCCGATTTGGTGGGATCTGATGCCTGCCATGACCAAAGGATTTATCGACAGGGTTCTCTCCCCCGGTATCGTTTATGACCATCATCCCAGAGGTTTTGGGCTTATACCACTGTTGAAAAATTTAAAAGGTGTAACTATTATCACCACAATGAACAAACCCAGGATCATGTACTCCCTGCTAATCGGAAATTTAATTAAAAAAGCAATGCTTAGAAGTGTTTTTAAAACAATGGGATATAAAAATTTAAACTGGATCAGCCATAACATGGTAAAATCAGTTACTCAAAAAAAGAGAGTAAAATGGTTATATGATTTAGAAAAAAGATTTACTGATTTTAGATAG
- a CDS encoding TolC family protein, protein MFIDKSKKLIYLLLTLQTSFLFAQNKLIPNAESKPLSIDQMWANVIDNSRKIHLNTLESTIAEEEISEIKIERLPEITLKGNYEYATNIPVYENGLFSKPTQHEVIHWLYKVSTDMYLNIYNGNKLNLKIDKKKTLSDIAKVQKDMTVSEIKLQGAIYYLSLQRCHIFKELMIKDIANQEKQLLEIKALYKNGVILKSDVLRVELKLSNQKMMLVKIENDIAIANQKLNILIGLPDLELVNPYQELDPALFELQSYESYLEVAQKKSYDYHISEKTVDLRKIELKSTKANVKPKIGMYGEFYLANPQIFLYPYSPSNYTLGIFGVRASIPISELYINRPKVKVAQLNLEKEEVEHHHIDDKIRQQVYENYLRFKESLIKIDVARNDVAQSTENARIVKQNYFNQAALITDLLDADIQLLQSRFDFASTKIAAQIQYYQLQNVLGTL, encoded by the coding sequence ATGTTTATCGATAAATCAAAGAAACTAATTTACCTCCTTTTAACCCTGCAAACCTCTTTCCTCTTCGCGCAAAACAAATTGATTCCAAACGCCGAATCAAAGCCCTTATCAATAGATCAAATGTGGGCAAACGTTATTGATAACAGTAGAAAAATTCATTTGAATACTTTGGAGTCAACCATCGCTGAAGAAGAAATTTCAGAAATCAAAATTGAACGGCTTCCTGAAATTACTTTAAAAGGTAATTATGAATATGCCACAAATATTCCTGTGTATGAAAACGGCCTTTTCAGTAAACCGACCCAGCATGAGGTGATCCATTGGCTATATAAGGTCAGTACAGATATGTACCTGAATATTTACAATGGAAATAAATTAAACTTAAAAATAGATAAGAAAAAAACGCTATCTGATATTGCCAAAGTGCAAAAGGATATGACGGTTTCTGAAATTAAATTGCAAGGAGCTATTTATTATTTGAGTTTACAACGATGCCATATTTTTAAAGAACTCATGATCAAAGATATCGCCAATCAGGAAAAACAACTGTTGGAAATTAAGGCTCTTTATAAAAATGGTGTGATATTAAAGAGCGACGTACTGCGAGTAGAACTCAAATTATCTAATCAAAAAATGATGCTTGTTAAAATCGAAAATGATATTGCTATTGCAAATCAAAAACTCAACATTTTAATTGGGCTACCTGATTTGGAACTGGTGAATCCTTACCAGGAATTAGATCCTGCATTATTTGAATTGCAATCATATGAAAGCTATTTGGAAGTAGCTCAGAAAAAATCATATGATTATCATATTTCAGAAAAGACAGTAGATTTAAGGAAAATAGAACTCAAAAGTACTAAAGCCAATGTAAAACCAAAAATTGGAATGTATGGTGAATTTTATCTTGCCAATCCCCAAATTTTCCTTTATCCATATTCTCCTAGTAACTACACCCTCGGAATTTTTGGCGTTAGGGCTTCAATACCAATATCAGAGCTTTATATCAACAGGCCAAAAGTAAAAGTAGCCCAATTAAATTTAGAGAAAGAAGAAGTGGAACACCACCATATCGATGATAAAATTCGACAACAAGTTTATGAAAACTATCTGCGTTTTAAAGAATCTCTCATTAAAATTGATGTAGCAAGGAATGATGTGGCGCAATCAACCGAGAATGCAAGAATTGTAAAGCAAAACTACTTTAATCAAGCGGCACTTATTACCGATCTTTTAGATGCAGATATTCAATTATTGCAAAGCAGATTTGATTTCGCTTCAACAAAAATAGCAGCACAAATTCAATACTATCAACTTCAAAATGTTTTAGGAACACTATAA
- a CDS encoding alpha-ketoglutarate-dependent dioxygenase AlkB family protein, translated as MMLFDDTEIFSSGKGGQRTFDVPDADLMLIDNFFSKEESDYYYNFLYHTTQWREYEMPMYDKVVTAPRMISWYGETRRPERKSNPDWPASLLQIRERVEQHTGIEFNAVLLNLYRDGTDGVGWHSDKTTSINKEMNIASVTFGETRLFRLRHKTLKHNPQIEIPLHHGTFLLMVRHTNTYWEHQVPKTAREVLPRINLTFRQII; from the coding sequence ATGATGCTATTTGATGATACCGAAATTTTTTCATCAGGCAAAGGCGGCCAAAGAACCTTTGACGTCCCTGATGCGGATCTGATGCTGATTGATAATTTTTTCAGTAAGGAAGAATCCGATTATTACTATAACTTTTTATACCATACCACCCAGTGGAGGGAATATGAAATGCCGATGTACGACAAGGTCGTTACGGCGCCCAGAATGATTTCCTGGTATGGCGAGACAAGAAGGCCCGAGCGCAAGTCGAATCCCGACTGGCCCGCATCACTGCTCCAAATAAGGGAACGCGTGGAGCAGCATACCGGTATTGAATTCAATGCCGTGCTGCTTAATCTCTACAGGGACGGCACTGACGGTGTGGGCTGGCACAGCGATAAAACCACCAGCATCAACAAGGAAATGAACATCGCTTCGGTAACTTTTGGCGAAACACGGCTTTTCCGGCTGCGCCATAAAACCCTAAAGCATAATCCCCAGATTGAAATTCCCCTGCATCACGGCACTTTTCTGCTTATGGTCCGACATACCAATACTTATTGGGAGCATCAGGTACCCAAAACAGCCCGTGAAGTGCTCCCGAGGATCAATCTTACCTTTCGTCAGATCATATAA
- a CDS encoding AraC family transcriptional regulator, which produces MHERFEKFIPHHSHTKGQLSYVEGGLAYLQINDRHYVIPARHYFWVPQGLTHILKIGHSGTVLRSLFFYTHDDDKHPFYSEVGIYPINELLMEMIKYSETWDGHILPGESRYLFLSVIKNILPEISAKRLPIALPFTENERMQPILEWIQNNISATHTLRSLGSQFGLSERTLSRLFQSTLNTSFLQYLKLLRMVKAIELMLQTDLSMSEIGYSVGYGSLPAFSNTFYQLTNFRPSDFKKNF; this is translated from the coding sequence ATGCATGAGCGATTTGAGAAATTCATTCCGCACCATAGTCATACTAAAGGACAATTATCATATGTCGAAGGGGGGCTAGCGTATCTGCAGATAAATGACCGTCACTATGTAATTCCTGCACGTCATTATTTCTGGGTACCACAAGGCTTAACACATATCTTAAAAATTGGACATTCAGGAACGGTTTTGCGTTCTTTGTTTTTTTATACCCATGATGATGACAAACATCCTTTTTATTCAGAGGTAGGGATTTATCCTATTAATGAACTTCTCATGGAAATGATCAAATATTCAGAAACCTGGGATGGACATATACTCCCTGGAGAGAGTCGTTACCTTTTTTTATCGGTTATTAAGAATATTCTCCCTGAAATAAGTGCTAAAAGACTACCAATCGCATTGCCTTTTACCGAAAACGAGCGTATGCAGCCCATATTAGAATGGATTCAAAATAATATATCGGCTACTCATACTCTGCGTAGCTTAGGAAGTCAGTTCGGACTGAGTGAAAGGACTTTATCACGTTTGTTTCAGTCTACTTTAAATACTTCTTTTTTGCAATACCTGAAATTACTCCGAATGGTCAAAGCCATTGAATTAATGCTTCAAACGGACTTATCAATGAGTGAAATTGGATATTCTGTAGGCTATGGCAGTCTGCCTGCTTTTAGCAATACCTTTTATCAGTTAACCAATTTTAGGCCATCCGATTTTAAAAAGAATTTTTAA
- a CDS encoding DUF488 domain-containing protein, whose translation MQTIIIKKVYNSKTADGSYRVLVDRLWPRGIRKIDLQIDEWNKEIAPSLALRKWFTHQKERFEEFSKLYIHELMAKTDELNRLKIIAGTHDVTLLYGARHPQYHAIILKDYLSK comes from the coding sequence ATGCAAACGATCATTATAAAAAAAGTTTATAACAGCAAAACAGCTGATGGGTCTTATCGGGTTTTGGTCGATAGATTGTGGCCACGCGGAATAAGAAAAATAGATTTGCAGATTGACGAATGGAACAAGGAAATTGCGCCCTCTCTTGCATTAAGAAAATGGTTTACTCACCAAAAAGAGCGCTTTGAAGAATTTTCTAAACTTTATATCCACGAATTAATGGCAAAAACCGATGAATTAAACAGATTGAAAATTATTGCTGGAACTCATGATGTAACTTTATTATATGGAGCAAGGCATCCCCAATATCATGCAATAATTTTAAAGGATTATTTATCGAAGTAG